Genomic DNA from Comamonas resistens:
CCTGCTCACGCGAAATGCGTGGAGGCCTGGGCAGGCCATAGAGATCGGCCGCCAGGTCAAAGTAGTCCCCCATCTTCAGCTGCGAGTCGTCGCTGGCGTGATAGATGCGCTGCGGCCTGCCATGCCACAAGGCCTTGAGACAGGCACGGGCCAGGTCTTCCGCATGAATATGGTTGGTGTAGACATCATCCTCGGGCTGCAACACTGCCGTGCCACGCAGCAGCCTGGCACGTGGCGTGCCTCCTTCGCGGTCTGGCGCGTAAATGCCCGGAATGCGCAATATGCTCACACGCATTCCCTGCAGACCTTGCCTTCCTGCACTGCGCATGCCTTGCTCGGCATGCACGCGTCGCCAGGCTCTGGCCGTCGTGGGGGCAGGGCTGCGGGTTTCATCGACCCACTGGCCCCGGCAATCTCCATAGACACCCGAGGTTGAGGCATAGACCAGGCTGCGCGGCCCCCTGCCTCGCCTCAGCGCCATGAGCAAAGCGCTGCTGCGGTCATCTCTCTTCCAGCCATCATCGTCCTCTCCCAGATTGGCAGGCGGCGCCAGATACAGCACTCTGGTTGCGACGCCTGCCAGTCGCCTCAGGCTTTTCGGCTGGTCCAGATCACCCCAGAGCGGATGCAAGGCCTGCATGCGCAGCCCTGGCATGCGCGTTTCATCACGGCTCAGTGCCAGCACCCCGATGGGCTGCCGAGCCGAGGTGTCGCCAAGCAGCCGGCGCGCGATGCGCCGGCCTATATCGCCATAGCCGACGATGAGCACACGTTCGCGACGAAAGCGCGCCGGTAGCGCGCCCAGTGGGCTTTGGTTTGAGGGCAAAATCGGAACCTGCTGCGTAAACGGAATAGAGGGTCATCCACGCTGCTGCGATTGCAGCAACACCGGGTAATGACTGCCAGTTACGCCTTCAAGGATAACCAAAACGTCATGACCGAGATTGCCAACGCTTCGTTTGAAATTACCGTCCAGCCCAGCGGCCGTGCTTTTGCCACTCAGGGCACAGAAACCATTCTGGCCGCAGCCATACGTACCGGCGTAGGCCTGCCCTACGGCTGCAAGGACGGGGCCTGTGGCTCCTGCAAGTGCAAGAAGCTCAGCGGTGTAGTCAGCCACGGCACCCACTCGGACAAGGCACTGACCGCCGAAGAGGAAGCCAGTGGCTATGTGCTGACCTGCTGCGCCACGCCCCG
This window encodes:
- a CDS encoding SDR family oxidoreductase, with translation MPSNQSPLGALPARFRRERVLIVGYGDIGRRIARRLLGDTSARQPIGVLALSRDETRMPGLRMQALHPLWGDLDQPKSLRRLAGVATRVLYLAPPANLGEDDDGWKRDDRSSALLMALRRGRGPRSLVYASTSGVYGDCRGQWVDETRSPAPTTARAWRRVHAEQGMRSAGRQGLQGMRVSILRIPGIYAPDREGGTPRARLLRGTAVLQPEDDVYTNHIHAEDLARACLKALWHGRPQRIYHASDDSQLKMGDYFDLAADLYGLPRPPRISREQAAADLPATLLSFMSESRRLRNQRLKLELGLKLIYPTVEQGLRS